AAAAGTGGCCATGGTATGGTGCAACGATGATACTGACCGGATATTCACCTTCAAAACCTTGAAAGAATACTCAGACAGAGCTGCCAACTTCTTTGCCCAGCAGGGCATAAAAAAGGGAGACCGGGTAATGCTCACCTTAAAAAGCCGTTATGAGTTCTGGTTCTGTATCCTGGCCCTCCACAAGTTAGGGGCCATAACCATACCTGCCACCCACATGCTAAAAACCAGGGATATTGTTTACCGTATAAAGAACGCCGGTATCAAAATGGTGGTATGCATAGCAGAAGATGGAGTACCCGGATACTTCGATGAAGCCCACCTGCAATTAGACGACGCTCCATTTGTAAAGGCACTGGTGGGGGATGAGGATAGAGAAGGTTGGTTCAACTTCCGTAAAGAACTAGAAAATGCATCACCTGAACTCCAGCGCCCTAGTGGAGAGGAAGGAACTCAAAATGATGATGTGGCACTTATTTATTTCTCCTCAGGAACCACAGGACTGCCCAAGATGATCATGCACGATTACACCTACCCTCTGGGCCATATAATAACCGCCAAGTACTGGCAAAATGTGGTGGAGGATGGGTTACATTACACTGTGGCTGATACTGGCTGGGCCAAGGCCATGTGGGGTCAAATATATGGACAGTGGATATCAGGCACTGCGATCTTCGTATATGACTACGAACGATTCGATGCAGCAAAAATGCTGGACAAGGCCTCCCATCACGGAGTAACCACATTCTGTGCACCTCCGACCATTTATCGGTTCCTCATAAAGGAAGATCTGTCTCAGTACGACTTTTCAACCCTGAAATATGCGGTAACTGCAGGAGAACCCCTGAACCCTGAAGTTTACAATAAATTTTATGAATTCACCGGTTTGCGTTTAAGGGAAGGATTTGGCCAGACTGAATGTGTGGTCTGCATTGCTAACTTCCCCTGGATAGAACCCAGACCCGGATCCATGGGAAAATCCGCCCCTGAATACGACATCCAGATCATGGATAAAGAGGGTAAACAGTGCGATGTGGGTGAAGAGGGCGAAATAGTGATAAAAACCGCCGATGGTAAACCTCCAGGTTTATTCTGTGGATACTACAAGGAAGATAATAAAACTGAAGCTGCCTGGTTCGATGGATACTACCACACCGGAGACACTGCCTGGAAGGATGAAGATGGCTACCTGTGGTTTGTGGGACGTAACGATGACATGATCAAAAGTTCAGGATACCGTATTGGTCCTTTCGAGGTGGAAAGTGCTGTAATATCTCATCAGGCAGTCCTGGAATGTGCCATCACCGGGGTTCCTCACCCAGTAAGGGGGCAGGTTATAAAAGCTACCATAGTACTAACCGGGGATTATGAGCCCTCTCCTGAACTGGCCAAAGAAATCCAAAACCATGTTAAACAGGTAACTGCACCCTACAAATACCCCCGGGTAGTGGAATTTGTGGATGAATTACCCAAAACCATTAGCGGAAAAATTCGCCGGGTTGAAATCAGGGAAAAGGATGAAAAAGAATAATAAGCCTGTTTATGTAGATTAATGGGAAATTAGGATGATAATTATTTATCCAATGATTTTATAGTCTATTTAAATCTATTTCCCTCATTTTTTTAAGGTTTTACCAAAGATTAAAATTTATATTGAATATTAATGGGATGATATGAATCATGAATAATCGCAAGAAAGAACCTTATCCAGTGTTCAATGAACTGGAATGTAAGGCATGTGAACGTTGTATACTGGCCTGCCGTGCAGGTGTCCTTAAAATGAGTGAAGACATCAATGAACGTGGTTACCATTATGCAGAATACACTGGAAAAGGATGCACCGGTTGCGGGGACTGTTACTACACCTGCCCAGAACCACTGGCGGTGGAAGTTCACATACCCCGAAGATCTCGAAATAAGGATCAAAAGAAGATTAACAATGAACAAGGGGTTAAGGAGGAAGATAAATGACCATACAGCTAATAAAAGGCAACACTGCAGTTATAGTCGGTGCAATGTATGCAGGCTGTGACTGTTTCTTTGGATACCCCATAACGCCCGCTTCTGAAGTCTTACATGAAGCTTCACTCTACTTCCCAAAGGTAGGCCGTAAATTCGTACAAGCCGAATCAGAGGAAGCCTCCATAAACATGGTTTACGGAGCAGCTGCCGCCGGCCATAGAGTTATAACTGCATCCTCAGGACCGGGAATAAGCCTTATGCAGGAAGGTGTATCCTTCCTTGCAGGAGCAGAACTCCCTTGCGTCCTGGTAGATATCATGCGTGCCGGGCCAGGTCTGGGGAACATTGGACCGGAGCAGGCAGACTACACACAACTGGTTAAAGGAGGAGGCCACGGAAACTATCATAACATCGTTCTGGCCCCTAATTCTGTTCAGGAAATGTGTGACTTCACAATGAAAGCCTTCCAGCTGGCAGAAAAGTACCGTAACCCTGCTGTGGTTCTGGCAGATGGAGTACTGGGCCAGATGGTGGAAAGACTCCACTTCCCATCGGAAGCTCTAACTCCAACCTATGATAAGTCATGGGCGGTCAGGGGCAACCGTGAAACAAGAGGAAACCTGGTAACCAGTATATTCCTGGACTTCGACCAGCTTGAAGACTTCAACTACCGCTTACAGGATAAATACCAGACCATCCGTGAAAACGAGGTGGATTACGAGGAATACCTGACAGATGACGCTGATATCATCCTGGTAGCCTATGGTATAAGCAGCAGAGTGGCCCGTTCAGCAGTGGACATGGTTAGAGCAGAGGGTATAAAAGCAGGACTCTTCCGTCCAAAAACACTGTTCCCATTCCCAGAAGAACGATTAAGAGAACTAGCCCGGAAAGACTGTCAGTTTTTATCAGTGGAAATGAGCAATGGTCAAATGAGAGAAGATGTCATCCTGGCAATCGGCTGCCAGCGCCCGGTTGAACTGGTGAACCGTATGGGTGGAAACCTCATAGACCAGAAAAGTATCATAGATAAAATCCATGAAATTGAAGGTGATAACTGATGACACTTGATAACACCATGGATAAAGGTAACCAAGTAAAGATGGATGAAAAAGTCCTCAAAAAACCAGAATCCATGCTGGATGAGTTTCCCCGCAAAGGTGGAAGCGCACCAACCGCCACTCACTACTGTCCCGGATGTGGCCATGGAATACTCCACAAACTCATAGGAGAATGTATGGATGAACTGGGAATACAGGACCGCACAGTCATGACCAGTCCAGTGGGATGTGCAGTTTTCGCTTACTAC
This is a stretch of genomic DNA from Methanobacterium formicicum DSM 3637. It encodes these proteins:
- a CDS encoding AMP-binding protein yields the protein MSSLLEKFVSQVNFESYPDFKDNFRIKIPENFNFAYDVVDEYARLYPEKVAMVWCNDDTDRIFTFKTLKEYSDRAANFFAQQGIKKGDRVMLTLKSRYEFWFCILALHKLGAITIPATHMLKTRDIVYRIKNAGIKMVVCIAEDGVPGYFDEAHLQLDDAPFVKALVGDEDREGWFNFRKELENASPELQRPSGEEGTQNDDVALIYFSSGTTGLPKMIMHDYTYPLGHIITAKYWQNVVEDGLHYTVADTGWAKAMWGQIYGQWISGTAIFVYDYERFDAAKMLDKASHHGVTTFCAPPTIYRFLIKEDLSQYDFSTLKYAVTAGEPLNPEVYNKFYEFTGLRLREGFGQTECVVCIANFPWIEPRPGSMGKSAPEYDIQIMDKEGKQCDVGEEGEIVIKTADGKPPGLFCGYYKEDNKTEAAWFDGYYHTGDTAWKDEDGYLWFVGRNDDMIKSSGYRIGPFEVESAVISHQAVLECAITGVPHPVRGQVIKATIVLTGDYEPSPELAKEIQNHVKQVTAPYKYPRVVEFVDELPKTISGKIRRVEIREKDEKE
- a CDS encoding 4Fe-4S dicluster domain-containing protein — encoded protein: MNNRKKEPYPVFNELECKACERCILACRAGVLKMSEDINERGYHYAEYTGKGCTGCGDCYYTCPEPLAVEVHIPRRSRNKDQKKINNEQGVKEEDK
- a CDS encoding 3-methyl-2-oxobutanoate dehydrogenase subunit VorB; the protein is MTIQLIKGNTAVIVGAMYAGCDCFFGYPITPASEVLHEASLYFPKVGRKFVQAESEEASINMVYGAAAAGHRVITASSGPGISLMQEGVSFLAGAELPCVLVDIMRAGPGLGNIGPEQADYTQLVKGGGHGNYHNIVLAPNSVQEMCDFTMKAFQLAEKYRNPAVVLADGVLGQMVERLHFPSEALTPTYDKSWAVRGNRETRGNLVTSIFLDFDQLEDFNYRLQDKYQTIRENEVDYEEYLTDDADIILVAYGISSRVARSAVDMVRAEGIKAGLFRPKTLFPFPEERLRELARKDCQFLSVEMSNGQMREDVILAIGCQRPVELVNRMGGNLIDQKSIIDKIHEIEGDN